TCAGCGCACCCAAACGACCTATACGCCTTAAAGAACGACTGGGCGAAGGGAAACAGTTCTTCAATTGAAAGCTATCTTTGAGCTCGATTCCGCTGGCAGACAACGCAAAAGATTGTATTTCTGGTTGGTTGCTGAGCAGCGAATCTTTCGAGTCGTTCCAGCTCTCACTGACGACCGGCGTCAGATAACCCACCAACCCCCAGTTTCGATCAGGGCTTAGCTTCAAGAAATAAGCAGCTTGATACGTTAACGGGAGGAGTGGTTGAGCACTTTGAACCAGTTGCGGATGGGTTTGGTCCGTTATGAGAATTTGGTTACTCGCTAATAAGCAGGCCTCACCCGCCAAAGACGGCGTCGATTGAAGCCCAACAACGCGCTGGGTGTTCAAATCAATCTGAAGGATGTTTCCAGACGAATATTGCAAATCCAGATTGCTATTGACAACGAATAAATGGTCTTGATCTTGAAGCAGCACACTGGGAAAGTAGAAGGTATCTGCAGGAATTGACCTCTGATCTGGGCTAGAACAAGACACAACACCCATGAGAATCGGCAACCAACAAAAACGAGCGATGCTCAAAGCAACAGCCCTCGATAAGTATCGATATTCTCCAACACCTGCCCTACCCCATCCACTACGGCGTGCAAAGGATTATCCGCTACACAAACAGGGATACCGCACTGATCTGCCAATAATTTATCCAGGCCTTTGATCTGGGCCCCCCCCCCGCACAGAACAATGCCGCGGTCGATAATATCGGCAGATAATTCAGGAGGGGTTCGCTCCAGGACAAACTTGGTGGTGGCAATAAATTGGCGAAACGAATCTTGCAGGGCTTCTCGTATTTCCACACTGGTCACGCGGATGGATTGTGGAATACCCGTAATCAAATCACGGCCTTTGACATCGATTTGAAGCTCTTCTGCGAGCGGGACAGCGGAGCCTATCTTCATCTTAATGAGCTCTGCGGTTCGCTCACCAATGAGAATATTGTGACGTTTTCTAAGAAAATTAACGATGGCTTCGTCCAATTTGTCGCCCGCGACACGAAGAGTCTGAGAAGCCACAATGCCATTCAATGAGATGACAGCGACGTCGGTAGTTCCACCGCCAATGTCAATAATCATGGAGCCCCGCGCTTCTCGAACCGGTAAACCAGTCCCCACGGCGGCTGCCATCGGCTGTTCAATCAGATGGACTTCCTGTACGCCCGCACTCAATGCAGCTTCTCGAACCGCTTTTTGCTCAATGGAAGTGATTTCAGCCGGGACTGAGATAATCAAACGGCCTCGGACGAAAAAGGCCTTTTTGGTTGCTTTCGTGATGAACGCTTTAATCATCGATTCGGTGATGGTAAAATCCGCGATAACCCCATCGCGCATGGGCCGAATCGCAACAATATTGCCAGGGGTTTTGCCAAGCATTTCCTTGGCGTCTTTGCCAACTGCAAGAACCTTGGTTTCGTAACCGTTTCGCACAATGGCGACTACACTGGGCTCATTCAGAACGACTCCACAGCCCCTGACATGAACCAAGGTATTAGCAGTTCCCAAATCGATGGCCAAGTCGGCTCCAAACATCCCAAAAAACTTTCCAAACATAAATCAAGATCCCCGGTTTGTGTGGTTCAGCACACAACAAGGACAGAGTTGTATGCGCTTTTTTAGCATTAGTCTAATAGGCAATTGATTTTTTGCACTTAGCCCAATTAACGCTATTTATTCCAAGAAGAGCTCCAGTGTTCAAGCGCGTAGGTCAACAAATAAGGACCTGTTCCATCGAGGACCCCAAGAGAGGCCTTGTTTTTTCGAAACAGCAATCGATATTGTTCACGATAAGCTCGCATCAGCTGCATGCAACGCTTGGTTTTACACAAAACAACTTGAACGCAACGCAGGTGCTCAGAGCCCTGCGCTGTTGTATCGAAAGATACGAACTCATTTTGCAGGCACATTCCACCCTTCATGCTCACACCCAGCAAGCAACAACAAACATAGGGCGCTGAATTTGAGCAGCATTTGGTTGAGCGGGCTTCTAGCGCGAGGTGAATGGATTGACAACAGGAGACCTGATCTTGACAGGAAAGTCATAATATCCCATGGTATCCTCTGCTTGCCCAGATGGCGGAATTGGTAGACGCGCTAGGTTCAGGTCCTAGTGAGGGAAACTTTGTGGAGGTTCGAGTCCTCTTTTGGGCATTGGTTTTTAATCGCAGGCTACACGATGAAAGACAGGTTAGGATTGCCTTCATGATTGACTGGAAACAACTCATTGAAACGGAAGAAAAGACGCGCAAAGCAAGTCACAAAGCCCACGAGCTCGATTGGCAACAAGAGGCCGCTTACAGCTTGTGCGAGCTTTACTATACCCAGTTTCGCACCCAACGCTACGGCTCAAACCAGAGAATTGACCTTAGGCCAGGCTCTGACTTTAATCGTTTTATGACTTCGCATATGGAGCCGCTTGGCCAGTATGAAGTGTGGGATGCCTTATTTCCCAACAAGATTTCAGCCACTTCGGCTGGTGCCTTAGACGAAGCCTTGAACTTATTAGCCGATTCTAAGATTGTCGATCGCGTTTACTCAGGCGATATTATCACCGTTCAAAAGCTGGTACACACCATTCGTAAGAAAAGAGCCAAATATCTGGATAATCTGTGATGAGTAGATGGGTCCGAAATCATGATGACAGACTACTACCAAATCACCATGGCTTACGCTCATTGGAAGCAGAATCGCCATAAGACTCTGGCGCGATGCCAGCTTTTCTATCGCAAACCTCCCGCAGGAGAAAAAAGCATCGTGGCCTGTGGCCTTGATACGGCCATTCAGTTTCTGGAAGCATTTCGATGGAGCGAGGCCGATCTCGCGTTTTTGCAAGCGAATCATTTTGAGCCCGAGTTTATCAATCACCTAAGAACTCTTCGATTCACAGGGTCCCTATACGCTGTGCGTGAAGGAGAGCGTTGCGATCCTTGGGAGCCCATTCTTCAGCTTGAGGCTCCGATCGTTGAAGCCCAGCTGCTGGAAACACCTCTCCTCAATCTCATCAATTTTCAAAGCCTCATTGCGACCAAAGCGCATCGGATCTGTCAAGCAGCTCAGACCGACCCTGTGTACGAATTTGGTTTGAGACGCGCCCAGGGTCCCAATGGGGCCTTGCTCGCCAGTCGCGCTTCCTACATCGGTGGATGCGCTGGGACTTCTAATTTTGAGGCAGCGGTTCAATTTGGAATCCCTCCTCGGGGAACGATGTCTCATGCCTGGGTGATGGCGTATGAGAGAGAATCGGAGTCCTTCGAAGCTTACTGCCAAGTTTATCCCGATCATACCATCCTGGCGGTGGATACCTACGATACGCTCAGGGGAGTCCAAGCGGCCATTCTGCTCGGCAAAAAACTCAAAGGAATTCGATTGGATTCGGGCGATCTTTTGCATTTGAGTCGAGAGGCTCGCAAAATGCTAGATGAAGCGGGACTTTATGAGACCCAAATCATAGCAAGCGGAGATCTCGACGAGAAAGCAATTGCACACCTCAAACAAAACCAAGCACCCATCGATGCTTGGGGAGTCGGAACTCGCTTGGTCACTGCATTCGATGAGCCAGCATTAACCGGTGTTTACAAGCTGATTGCAGTGCAGCGAGAAGATGGCATCTGGAGAGACTGTCAGAAAATCTCCAACGATTTGGGCAAACGTTCGCCCAACGCACGTTGGAGAGAATCTCTTAAGCTAATGCCCATTTTTGACCAAGGTCGATGCTGCTATCAGCGACCCAACCTGCATGAGATTCGAAGCTATGCTCATCAAGCTTCCTGAAGTTCCTCAAGGTAGCCGAATCGGCATTTTAGGAGGAAGCTTTGATCCTCCTCACCTCGGACACCCAACACTCGCCTTGGCAGCATTGGCCACTCATTCTCTGGATCAAATTTGGGTGATTCCCTGTAAAGAGCACCCATTCTCCAAAAAGCTGACGGTCTTTGAACATCGATTTAAAATGAGCCAGTACGCTTTTCGTCGGATTCGGGATGTTGAAGTGCTGGATATTGAGCGCCATTTGCCAATTCCAAATCATACTTACATAACACTCATGGAGATCTTGAAACTGCGTCCTGATCTCGATTTAAGTTTGATTTTAGGCAGTGATCTTCTAGAGGGTTTAAGTACCTGGAAGCAGGCTAAAGAATTACAGAAGATGTTTAAGATTTATGTCTTTGATCGTGCAAGCTTGTGCCCTTCAATGTCGAGTACGAATATTCGAGAAATGGCGTTTCAGGGCTTCTATGAACATCTCGATGTCGCAGTGCAAGCTTACATTCGGAAAAAACGTCTTTACAGGTCATGATTTTGTTGCCATGACGACATGGAATCGACTGTATCGATCTTATCAAATGGAGAATTACAATGTCAGAAAAAATAATGAAGGTTGGTTTGAAACGTGAAAAAGGTTGGCTATACTACTTGAACTCAGATTTAAATATCCAGCGTTCAAGAATGGTGGTTGGGGGGCAAAGAAAAGATCCCAATCAACGGCCAGAGCTTGTTCTAAAAACAGGAATGAAGCGAGATCCGGGCTTTCTCTACTTTGTCGACAAAGTCGGAGATATTGCACGCACGCAAGCTAAGCGCGGACGATAGAAAGTTTTGAGAATCTAGGCCAAGTCATCCTAGACCATGGCCATAGATTGGGTGGGGCCTTTCCTATTGCTTCTATCGGGGGCAAGCTTTGGGAACAACTGCGTACAGCTCTTCTTCGTGAGCGCGTAGACAGTCTCCTGTTTCCCAATAAAGTTTGGTTTTAGGACCTTCTACCTCCTTCAACCAGCAACTTCGATTAAAATGCGGGACTGCGCGCGTGCCACAAGCAATCCCCCAAGGATAGAGAGTCACAGACAACGAACACTCTTGCAAAGTCTTGGGACAATCGATCGAATGAAAAGCGAAATCGGTGTTGCCTTCGCACCAAGTGTCCGCACAAAACCAATCGATGTCTTCTAGAAGTTTCTTTTCGACCGCAGGAGATAAGAGAGAAACAAAGAAAATCGCGCTAAGCATACTCGATGAAACAAGCTCCATCGTGAAGCCTATTCCATCCTGATGTCAAATTTCGACCTTAGAGCGGTTCCGGTTTGAAATGGTTTAAACACTGTGGGTACTAAACGGCCCGCGAGCATAAGAGCCTGCGTATCCAGCAAGATTTTCATACATACTCTTGAAAATCTTTAGGAATCTCATCAAATGCTGAGAGCATGGTGATACCCGTTGCAAAGCCAAGCGCCCTCGGCCCTTGCGATTGGGAAAACGGCATGATTTTTGCGATGGGACGACCGCGATTCATAATCATAACGTTTTCTCTCTGAAGCGCTTTTCTAACAGCTTCTGAAAATTTTTCCTTTGCTGCATAAAGATTATAGTAATTGGTAAGCTGATTGTCCACAATCTCATACTAGACCTAGTAGGTCTTATTGTCAAACTATTGCCCGAGTTCAACAAATTGGAGACTGGGAAAGGCTGGCTTACATCCCTAAGCTTATGCCAAGCTTGATGTCTTGGATATCGCGTCTAATTTGCTCTTGTAATGCTTCCACCGAAGCAAACTTTTGCTCATCTCGAATACGTTTTTGAAACTGGATTTCAAGTCGCTGTTCATAGAGATCGCCGTCGAAATCAAGAAAATGAGTTTCAACTTGCGGGACCAAATGCGCTCCTAGAGTGGGCCTTAGGCCAATGTTACAGGCCCCAAACCCGGCTTGTGGAGAAAACACCGCGTAAACACCATGAGGGGGCAGAACGTCTTGTTCCACATCCAGGTTCGCCGTTGCAAAGCCGATCGATTTTCCTCGACCGGCTCCTCGAAAGACGGTTCCAGTCAGTGCGTAGTTATGTCCTAAGAGCTCTCGAATTTGTTCAGAATTGCCTGCGCGAATCGCTAAACGCACGCGAGAAGAAGAACAGACAGACCCTCCTATCGATACCGGATCGATTGCATGAGTCTCAAAACGCGGATCCGACTCTAAATCCAATCGATTGCCGGAAGCTTGATGCCCAAACACGAAATTGGATCCAATCACCAAATGCTTGGTCTTCAACTTGGAAACGAGAATTTGTGCCATGAATACATCGGGTGGAAGGCTTGAAAATTCAGGGACAAAAGGCTGAAAAAGGACCTGATCCACGCCCAAAGAACGAAGACCTTGCTCTTTCTGAAGGTCGGTCATCAACCTGGGAGCCCCTCGAGGATGAGGAGTCAGGGTCAAAACCAGGATGGGAAGG
This window of the Myxococcaceae bacterium genome carries:
- a CDS encoding rod shape-determining protein, whose protein sequence is MFGKFFGMFGADLAIDLGTANTLVHVRGCGVVLNEPSVVAIVRNGYETKVLAVGKDAKEMLGKTPGNIVAIRPMRDGVIADFTITESMIKAFITKATKKAFFVRGRLIISVPAEITSIEQKAVREAALSAGVQEVHLIEQPMAAAVGTGLPVREARGSMIIDIGGGTTDVAVISLNGIVASQTLRVAGDKLDEAIVNFLRKRHNILIGERTAELIKMKIGSAVPLAEELQIDVKGRDLITGIPQSIRVTSVEIREALQDSFRQFIATTKFVLERTPPELSADIIDRGIVLCGGGAQIKGLDKLLADQCGIPVCVADNPLHAVVDGVGQVLENIDTYRGLLL
- the pncB gene encoding nicotinate phosphoribosyltransferase, coding for MMTDYYQITMAYAHWKQNRHKTLARCQLFYRKPPAGEKSIVACGLDTAIQFLEAFRWSEADLAFLQANHFEPEFINHLRTLRFTGSLYAVREGERCDPWEPILQLEAPIVEAQLLETPLLNLINFQSLIATKAHRICQAAQTDPVYEFGLRRAQGPNGALLASRASYIGGCAGTSNFEAAVQFGIPPRGTMSHAWVMAYERESESFEAYCQVYPDHTILAVDTYDTLRGVQAAILLGKKLKGIRLDSGDLLHLSREARKMLDEAGLYETQIIASGDLDEKAIAHLKQNQAPIDAWGVGTRLVTAFDEPALTGVYKLIAVQREDGIWRDCQKISNDLGKRSPNARWRESLKLMPIFDQGRCCYQRPNLHEIRSYAHQAS
- a CDS encoding type II toxin-antitoxin system prevent-host-death family antitoxin, with protein sequence MDNQLTNYYNLYAAKEKFSEAVRKALQRENVMIMNRGRPIAKIMPFSQSQGPRALGFATGITMLSAFDEIPKDFQEYV
- the ribF gene encoding riboflavin biosynthesis protein RibF, which encodes MSIVLIGNFDGLHRGHQVLIEKALQLKGSQNLPILVLTLTPHPRGAPRLMTDLQKEQGLRSLGVDQVLFQPFVPEFSSLPPDVFMAQILVSKLKTKHLVIGSNFVFGHQASGNRLDLESDPRFETHAIDPVSIGGSVCSSSRVRLAIRAGNSEQIRELLGHNYALTGTVFRGAGRGKSIGFATANLDVEQDVLPPHGVYAVFSPQAGFGACNIGLRPTLGAHLVPQVETHFLDFDGDLYEQRLEIQFQKRIRDEQKFASVEALQEQIRRDIQDIKLGISLGM